The Ananas comosus cultivar F153 linkage group 7, ASM154086v1, whole genome shotgun sequence genome has a window encoding:
- the LOC109712830 gene encoding uncharacterized protein LOC109712830, with translation MKGKAECCAFGTLLQIWAWDHIHIGRPDRVGALSDLHDCPLGCRWNMGLRFRGNVRATDIEFYRDELDQQRESQVTWMPYTEDVLIGLPAFCLEGSAIWRSRTSLICYHIVELHLPDRVLRQFGLLQHIPDPVEAIQRITSQGRSGEDWAAFHAPYIQRWADRLEHIAEQSPFVDPDPIRATSVYMQWYWGITRRWISRPVQRPPLTFLPRGNVERRLVYAIRHAVSGIGHLMDDPPEPTRMIDALAHVRWDLESVLESLPTLPVTGHSDVSSPTFGAHGDIPSTSTPAYDFGDIPSTSAPTYGFDDIPSTSMPAYDFPSTSVPIHPSDVPSTSDVPSTSEVQFDIPSASIPPFEIPSTSEVRRDDIVYQRRRRRRGHIGTQEGILPSAVEQGMEQIVEGIAIEHIDEMHVIEPVQPEMEHDIHIRGRSRGRGRGRGRGRGRGRGREHRRGMEGT, from the exons ATGAAAGGAAAGGCCGAGTGTTGTGCTTTTGGTACTCTACTACAG ataTGGGCATGGGACCATATACATATTGGACGTCCCGATCGAGTTGGAGCTCTATCGGATCTGCATGATTGTCCATTGGGTTGTCG GTGGAACATGGGATTGCGATTTCGTGGAAATGTCAGGGCGACCGATATTGAGTTTTATCGCGATGAGCTAGATCAGCAAAGAGAGTCACAA GTTACATGGATGCCCTATACGGAGGATGTTTTGATCGGTCTTCCTGCATTTTGTCTTGAGGGCTCAGCAATCTGGCGTTCGAGAACTAGTTTGATATGCTATCATATTGTCGAGCTACATTTACCTGATAGAGTTCTGCGTCAGTTTGGATTGCTGCAGCATATACCGGATCCTGTAGAAGCTATACAGAGGATCACCTCGCAGGGTAGATCAGGCGAGGACTGGGCAGCATTTCATGCTCCATATATTCAGCGTTGGGCAGATCGTCTTGAGCATATTGCGGAGCAGAGTCCTTTCGTCGATCCAGATCCGATACGAGCTACCTCTGTatacatgcagtggtattgggGGATCACACGGAGGTGGATTTCTCGTCCTGTACAGCGGCCTCCACTTACTTTTCTGCCGCGTGGGAATGTCGAGCGACGATTg GTGTATGCTATCCGGCATGCTGTTAGCGGTATCGGTCATTTGATGGATGATCCTCCGGAGCCCACTAGAATGATCGATGCTCTAGCACATGTAAGGTGGGATCTCGAGAGCGTGTTAGAGAGCCTTCCGACATTACCCGTGACAGGACATTCGGATGTTTCTTCTCCGACATTTGGTGCTCACGGTGATATTCCCTCCACCTCTACACCTGCATATGATTTCGGTGATATTCCCTCCACGTCCGCGCCTACATATGGTTTCGATGATATTCCCTCCACCTCGATGCCTGCGTATGATTTTCCATCGACATCTGTCCCAATTCATCCATCTGATGTCCCTTCGACTTCTGATGTCCCTTCGACATCGGAAGTGCAGTTTGATATTCCGTCGGCGTCCATCCCTCCATTTGAGATTCCATCTACGTCAGAg GTTCGTCGCGATGATATTGTATATCAACGtaggcgacgacgacgaggtCATATTGGGACGCAGGAAGGGATACTACCATCAGCTGTTGAGCAAGGGATGGAGCAGATTGTCGAGGGCATCGCCATCGAGCATATTGATGAGATGCATGTCATTGAGCCCGTGCAGCCTGAGATGGAGCATGACATACATATTCGAGGACGGAGTCGAGGACGCGGTCGTGGACGCGGACGTGGACGTGGCAGGggacgagggcgagagcataggAGGGGGATGGAGGGGACTTGa